AGGTGAAACCACCATCACATGAATGAGAGAAACTCAGAAGGCTGCTGGCTTGGTTTAGAATAAAGAATGTACTGACACTTCAGAGCTCTGTAAATAAGAAGCAGGCTGTTTGGGAATGTAGTGAGCTCTTCATCACTAGAAGAGATCAAGCTGAAAACCCATGCATCAGTGTTCTGCAGAGGAAGATCTAGTATGGGACAGAGGGTGGGGCTAGATTTATTTTGGGGGGCATAATCAGTGTCAGGATCTACAGCTGGGTGACATACTTAGGTTCAAGAACTCTTGATTCCTGTGTAGACACTCACCCCGACTGCCTTAGTTATCAAAGAAAACTAGAGTTCCAGAAATTGTGAGCCACAATGGGTTTCTGGGGCCAGCCTCCTATTTATCTTCATGAAACATCAGATTCAAATATTAGAGACTTATTGAAATTTCCAGAGCATGAAGTTACCTTGGAaccctctcccctttcccttgCATCTCTCCATGTCCAGTCTCCTCTTTTCCTGCAAGACCCAGCTGGGGCTGGTGTTGCCCATGAGAAAGATCTTGGGCAACAACCGGagtttgttttatataaaaattgtcTAACGAGAAGAAATAGTTATAAGGTGAGGATTCACAACTAATCAAGTCACTAGTATTTGGCACAAAGTTGGGGGAACATGGAGCAAACTTTAAGTCACTTTTCTGATCAAAGTTTAATGAGATAAATTGCCTTGTAGGACATAGCATCCCTAAATGAATGTGTTATGTGTTTTCGTCACTGATCACATGTGTGACATTATCATAGTCATCATTTTAAACCTTGTGCATTTGGTGTCCTGTggccccaaaataattttttattttgttgtctcttttttcttggaaataaatATTGTGGACTTTCAAAACTGTTTTCTAATGTCTTAGCCAGACTGGAACCCCAGACCAGATGCACTGGTCCTATGCAAGGCAAAGAATGTTGAGTTTGGATCTCTAAGTATTTCCTTCAGTTGACAGAGGAGATACACTATGGTAAGTGCCAACCAGACAGCCTCTCTGACAGAGTTTGTTCTCCTGGGCCTCTCTGCCCACCCAAAGCTGGAGAAAACATTCTTTGTGCTCATCCTGCTGATGTACCTGGTGATCCTATTGGGCAATGGGGTCCTTATCCTGGTGACTGTGTCCAACTCCCACCTGCACATGCCCATGTACTTCTTCCTGGGGAACCTCTCCTTCCTGGACATCTGCTATACAACATCCTCTGTCCCCCTCATCCTTGACAGCTTCTTGACCCCCAGGAAAACCATATCCTTCTCAGCCTGTGCAGTACGGATGTTCCTCTCCTTTGCCATGGGAGCCACAGAGTGTGTTCTCCTGAGCATGATGGCATTTGATCGCTACGTGGCCATCTGCAACCCCCTTAGGTACCCTGTGGTCATGAGCAAGGCTACCTACATGCCCATGGCTGCCagctcctgggtagctggaagcACTGCTTCTATGGTGCAGACATCCCTTGCAATGAGGCTGCCCTTCTGTGGAGACAACATCATCAACCACTTCACCTGTGAGATTCTGGCTGTCCTGAAGTTGGCCTGTGCTGATATCTCTGTCAATGTGATCAGTATGGGAGTGACCCATGTGATCTTCCTGGGGGTCCCGGTTCTGTTCATCTCTTTCTCCCATGtcttcatcatcaccaccatcctgaGGATCCCCTCAGCCGAGGGGAGGAAAAAGGCCTTCTCCACCTGCTCTGCCCACCTCACTGTCGTGATCGTCTTCTACGGGACCATCCTCTTCATGTATGGGAAGCCCAAGTCTAAGGACCCGCTGGGGGCAGACAAGCAAGACCTTGCAGACAAACTCATTTCCCTCTTCTATGGGGTGGTGACCCCCATGCTCAATCCCATCATATACAGCCTGAGGAACAAGGATGTAAAGGCTGCTGTGAGGAACCTGGTATTTCAGAAACGCTTTGCCTAGTGATGTTTGGGGGAACAGATGTCCCCATAGCTCTTTGCCTCTTGGCTGCTTTCACCCACAAATCTCAGAAGAGCATGTTCCCTAAAGAAGACACATGTGAAGAATGACTACCAGAAAATTGAAATACTCAGGTAATACAGCACTTTAGCTGTGACTGGACCCAACTAAAATGTTGAAACCTAGAACCCAGGGGGAGTGTGGCTTGAGGGGATGGAAGCAGAATGCTGCTGGATACACAAGgaatgatttttctgtttctccactgTTCAAGTCTGAATTCACCTTTGTGAGCAGATGGTTCCTCTGTTTTAGGAAAAACACCCTAGGGTACTTTCTGTTACAAAAATGTAAAGCCAAGATTCTACTCTTGAAAGGAAGCACTGAAGACACCGTGGGACAGAACTTCATGACCCCGCCCACCTCCCTAGCACAGTGCTTCCCAACCTGTGTCTTGCCATGGAGCATATAGAAAACAATGGGTTGTGTAGGCACCCTGGGGTGAGTGGATGAGTCTTTTCATAGCTGAAGACAATTCACCTGGGGGCTTAGGTCACTACGGGTTCTGCTTAGTAATCCCAGGAGGACTCTGAGCTTGGTTCATCAGTATCCTGTGGCACATTAGCTGAAATGTTCTGCCTGAAGCAGGATGTGTCTTCCCTTAGCCCCTGCTGAGAGGACAGTCATGCTCTCTCCTTTGGCTATAGATAATTGGCAAGTTGACCCAAACTGGGCAAACCATATTTTCTGTCCAAGGAATTTGGAATTTGGACATAGAGACACCTCATAGTTGGCACAAAGCTCTTGAACTGATAGACCATGTAAAGGGGGCACAAATGTGGCCCTGTGTCTAGCAAGGAAGAGAAAGCTGGTCTGCAGACAGAGATAAAGCAAATGCACAAAGAGGACCAGACCTacatgaaacagaaataaaggcTGCAATATTTAGGCTAGGTATTGGAGAacgtttttacttttattttatgggAAAATTTAACCTTTAGAAAGAATAATAGGTATTCATCTTCCAGATCCAAAGATGATCTGCTCatggctggtgtgtgtgtgtgtgtgtgtgtgtgtgtgtgtgtgtgtatttgtgtaatttttaattttttaaattttcctgggTACATAgtagctatatatatttatgaagtatatGGGATATTTcaatacaggcatgcaatgtgtaataatcacatcagggtaaatggggtatccatcacctcaagcatttatcctttgtgttacaaacaatccaattatactcttttaattattttaaaatgtacaattaaattattcttgactatagtcatcctgctgtgctatcaaatactagttcttatttatcctattttttgtacccataaGCCATCTCCACTTCCCCTCTACCCTCTCATCACTGTTCCCAGCCTCTGAGAACCATCATTTTACTCTCCATCTCCatgggttcaattgttttaacttttagcttccacaaataagtgagaacatacaaagtttgtctttctgtgctgctTATGGCCAATCTTGTTCTTCCGTAGCCCTGTGGattatttctccttctccttaATTATTCTAAAGCAAATCCCAGATGGTAATAACATTCCATCctgaaatattttagtatttatatcCAAAAAAGATTAGTACTcttgcaaaaatataaagtaccatttaatatttaacatataaatcACCTAAAACTCACTAATTCCTTGATATCATCAATTATCCAGCATTTATATTTCCAGAAATGtcttatacattatttatttcaatttttaaattgaacCAGGATCCAAATAACAGCATACATTGTGATTTGtctctgatacggtttggctgtgtctccatccaaatctcaccttgaactgtagttcccataatctccacatgttgtgggatgtcatgggagggacctggcgggaggtaatttaatcatggaggtggttaccctcatgctgttctcatgatagtgaatgagttctcatgaaatctgacggttttataagggccttttcccccttttgcttggcacttctccgtgttgctgccatgtgaagaagaataTGTTTGctcccccttctgccatgattgtaagtttcctgaagcctccccagccatgctgaactgtgagtcaattaaacctctttcctttataaatcacccagtctcaggtatgtctttattagcagtgtgagaatggaccaGTACAGTCTCTTTCAATCTACATTTCCCCTCCCTTTTTCTATCTTTCCCTCTACCTCTGTTCCGACCACCACCACCCTGCTTTTAGGCTAGATTTTTTTTAGCAGGAATAGTTCCTCATTATGGAAAACTATAAAGTTTACCACAGTCTGATTTTGCTGATTGCAGTTCTGTGGTGTCTGCCTTAGTGTTTCCCATACATTGGTGATTAGATCtagttacttaattttttttttttttactggagtTATGAGCTCATGGCTCCTGAGACCTTTTGCACGACGCTAGTATCTTTGATGACTTCCTGCTACCCGGTATGTCAAGATATTACAAGCTCAATATTCACACTTCCTTCCCAGACCTGAAACAACTATTTTGTCTAACgagctctttttttcctttaatgggGAATGGTATTTAGAAGTCATAATCTGGGTGCTAGGGTTACTATTGAGTTTCCCATGGTTTCTAAATGTTTCAGTGGAAAgagctatgaaaaaaatatataattgaattatatgtatgtatgatatataaatatatagatttagATCAAATACATAAATCATACATACATACCATTCAAACTAAGAGCTATGGATTTTTTACCTAATCTCATTGATTTTATACCTGTATCTCCTTCTTCTATGTACTGTCTCCTCGTTCCAGAAATGTTTGGAGATGGCTTGAAGTTATACACACATAATGATGTCAGGAGTTAACATTGAGCACGCCTTCTGTAAAGAGCAGAATTCAATCAAGTCGTCCAGTGGTGTGTGTCTGGGAGTACTGGGGCTGATCATAACACAAGGGTGTGTGTCTGGGAAGACTGGGCTGATCATAACCATTGAGGTGATGACGTGGGTGGTGGGCCCCTTTCTCTCGCTTGTTCCTGAGCTTCCTGCAGGAGATCTGAGTCTGGGAGTGAGGCATTGGGTGGCAGTGGGCTAGGAAAGAGTTGCAAGATAAATTCAAACCTGGAAAGAAAGATTCCAGACTGGAACCTCAGGGCATCTTGCAGCTTGGGAATGACTTTCCTAAATCGTGATGAGGGCAGTCACAAGCCCCTGCTCACCAGGGGACTTTGGCAAAGAAGGGCACACGAGGAGACAAGAAGGAACCTGGAAGATCACTTCTAAATGGTGTCCAAAGTCCTGAATTCTGCCTGCCTGCTCTGTTCAAAATAGATGTTTCCAATATGTAAGAGCCACTTAGAAAAAAGAGGTTTGTTAAATATTTGGAAGGATGGAGTCATAGTCAAAAACTACATATCTGGGGTCCATGGTCTCCAAGATGTTAATATCATGCTTCCTTGCAATTTAAACtgcatttgtttattgatttataagTAGAATAcctataagtatatatatacttataagtaTATAGGTATTCTACTGTACCAATATGTTATGGACATTCACaatgtttacaaaaatagaaGTTCAAAAAGATAGGacaaagacaaatttttttttaaaaaagagcaaacatgggacaaaatcaga
The nucleotide sequence above comes from Nomascus leucogenys isolate Asia chromosome 8, Asia_NLE_v1, whole genome shotgun sequence. Encoded proteins:
- the LOC100593084 gene encoding olfactory receptor 13C7 yields the protein MVSANQTASLTEFVLLGLSAHPKLEKTFFVLILLMYLVILLGNGVLILVTVSNSHLHMPMYFFLGNLSFLDICYTTSSVPLILDSFLTPRKTISFSACAVRMFLSFAMGATECVLLSMMAFDRYVAICNPLRYPVVMSKATYMPMAASSWVAGSTASMVQTSLAMRLPFCGDNIINHFTCEILAVLKLACADISVNVISMGVTHVIFLGVPVLFISFSHVFIITTILRIPSAEGRKKAFSTCSAHLTVVIVFYGTILFMYGKPKSKDPLGADKQDLADKLISLFYGVVTPMLNPIIYSLRNKDVKAAVRNLVFQKRFA